One region of Manis pentadactyla isolate mManPen7 chromosome 9, mManPen7.hap1, whole genome shotgun sequence genomic DNA includes:
- the LOC118907352 gene encoding mas-related G-protein coupled receptor member F isoform X1, whose protein sequence is MAGNCSWDAHPTTRNKMCPGASEAPELYSRGFLTTEQTTALPPPVLTNYIFLLLCLCGLVGNGLVLWFFGFSIKRSPFSIYFLHLASADVGYLFNKAVFSILNTGGFLGPFADYVRAVCRFLGLLTFVTSVSLLPAVSSERCLSVIFPTWYWHRRPKCLSAVVCTLLWTLSLLVTGIHNYFCVFLGRQASRLACRHMDTFLGILLFLVFCPLMVLPCLALILHVECRARRRQRSAKLNHIVLAMVSVFLVSSIYLGIDWFLFWVFQIPAPFPEYVTDLCICINCGAKPVVYFLAGRDKSQRLWEPLRVVFQRALRDGAELGEPGGGTPNTVTMEMQRPSGNAS, encoded by the exons ATGGCTGGGAACTGCTCCTGGGACGCCCACCCCACCACCAGGAACAAG ATGTGTCCCGGCGCCAGCGAGGCCCCGGAGCTCTACAGCCGCGGCTTCCTGACCACCGAGCAGACCACCGCGCTGCCGCCGCCTGTGCTCACCAACTAcatcttcctgctcctctgcctGTGCGGCCTGGTGGGCAACGGGCTGGTCCTCTGGTTTTTCGGTTTCTCCATCAAGAGGAGTCCCTTCTCCATCTACTTTCTGCACCTGGCCAGCGCCGATGTCGGCTACCTCTTCAACAAGGCCGTGTTCTCCATCCTGAACACAGGGGGCTTCCTGGGCCCGTTTGCCGACTATGTCCGCGCCGTGTGCAGGTTCCTGGGGCTCCTCACGTTTGTCACCAGCGTGAGCCTCCTGCCGGCCGTCAGCTCGGAGCGCTGCCTGTCGGTCATCTTCCCCACCTGGTACTGGCACCGTCGGCCCAAATGCCTGTCGGCCGTGGTGTGCACCCTGCTCTGGACCCTGTCGCTCCTGGTCACCGGCATCCACAACTACTTTTGTGTGTTCCTGGGCCGCCAGGCCTCCCGGCTGGCCTGCAGGCACATGGACACCTTCCTGGGTATCCTGCTTTTCCTGGTCTTCTGCCCGCTCATGGTGCTGCCCTGCCTGGCGCTCATCCTGCACGTGGAATGCCGGGCCCGGCGGCGCCAGCGCTCCGCCAAGCTCAACCACATCGTCCTGGCCATGGTCTCGGTCTTCCTGGTGTCCTCCATCTACTTGGGCATTGACTGGTTCCTCTTCTGGGTCTTCCAGATCCCGGCCCCCTTCCCCGAGTACGTCACCGACCTGTGCATCTGTATCAACTGCGGCGCCAAGCCCGTTGTCTACTTCCTGGCCGGGAGGGACAAGTCGCAGCGGCTCTGGGAGCCCCTCAGGGTGGTCTTCCAGCGGGCCCTGCGAGACGGCGCCGAGCTGGGAGAGCCCGGGGGCGGCACCCCCAACACGGTCACCATGGAGATGCAGCGCCCCTCCGGAAATGCCTCCTGA
- the LOC118907352 gene encoding mas-related G-protein coupled receptor member F isoform X2 produces MCPGASEAPELYSRGFLTTEQTTALPPPVLTNYIFLLLCLCGLVGNGLVLWFFGFSIKRSPFSIYFLHLASADVGYLFNKAVFSILNTGGFLGPFADYVRAVCRFLGLLTFVTSVSLLPAVSSERCLSVIFPTWYWHRRPKCLSAVVCTLLWTLSLLVTGIHNYFCVFLGRQASRLACRHMDTFLGILLFLVFCPLMVLPCLALILHVECRARRRQRSAKLNHIVLAMVSVFLVSSIYLGIDWFLFWVFQIPAPFPEYVTDLCICINCGAKPVVYFLAGRDKSQRLWEPLRVVFQRALRDGAELGEPGGGTPNTVTMEMQRPSGNAS; encoded by the coding sequence ATGTGTCCCGGCGCCAGCGAGGCCCCGGAGCTCTACAGCCGCGGCTTCCTGACCACCGAGCAGACCACCGCGCTGCCGCCGCCTGTGCTCACCAACTAcatcttcctgctcctctgcctGTGCGGCCTGGTGGGCAACGGGCTGGTCCTCTGGTTTTTCGGTTTCTCCATCAAGAGGAGTCCCTTCTCCATCTACTTTCTGCACCTGGCCAGCGCCGATGTCGGCTACCTCTTCAACAAGGCCGTGTTCTCCATCCTGAACACAGGGGGCTTCCTGGGCCCGTTTGCCGACTATGTCCGCGCCGTGTGCAGGTTCCTGGGGCTCCTCACGTTTGTCACCAGCGTGAGCCTCCTGCCGGCCGTCAGCTCGGAGCGCTGCCTGTCGGTCATCTTCCCCACCTGGTACTGGCACCGTCGGCCCAAATGCCTGTCGGCCGTGGTGTGCACCCTGCTCTGGACCCTGTCGCTCCTGGTCACCGGCATCCACAACTACTTTTGTGTGTTCCTGGGCCGCCAGGCCTCCCGGCTGGCCTGCAGGCACATGGACACCTTCCTGGGTATCCTGCTTTTCCTGGTCTTCTGCCCGCTCATGGTGCTGCCCTGCCTGGCGCTCATCCTGCACGTGGAATGCCGGGCCCGGCGGCGCCAGCGCTCCGCCAAGCTCAACCACATCGTCCTGGCCATGGTCTCGGTCTTCCTGGTGTCCTCCATCTACTTGGGCATTGACTGGTTCCTCTTCTGGGTCTTCCAGATCCCGGCCCCCTTCCCCGAGTACGTCACCGACCTGTGCATCTGTATCAACTGCGGCGCCAAGCCCGTTGTCTACTTCCTGGCCGGGAGGGACAAGTCGCAGCGGCTCTGGGAGCCCCTCAGGGTGGTCTTCCAGCGGGCCCTGCGAGACGGCGCCGAGCTGGGAGAGCCCGGGGGCGGCACCCCCAACACGGTCACCATGGAGATGCAGCGCCCCTCCGGAAATGCCTCCTGA